In a single window of the Leisingera daeponensis DSM 23529 genome:
- a CDS encoding penicillin acylase family protein — MGHLFRWLLRIAAGLILLSVLAALLIYYLASQSLPEYNKELALPGLSSPVEIVRDNANVPHIFGSYGASDEDVYFGLGYAHAQDRLWQMAVMRRTAQGRLSEIFGTRTVETDTYLRRLDLYRLAQQSLQVQSPEAMTALNAYAAGVNARLLEINEDALGRGAPEMFLFDMPLPPWQPADSIAIMKLMALQLSGHMREEILRARTSLALDDETRIKDILPDAPGTGITALPEYAELVPGARQFASADSAEEDSLLFPVAPRGLAGASNAWAAAPSRSAAGGTLLANDPHLGLSAPGVWYLARLELGTGGVIGGTIPGIPAVITGRSDSLGWGVTSSYLDDQDLFIEKLNPENPQEYLSVDGYKDFVSRPSIIKIKDAAPVTLTLRWTDNGPVLPGSMFNLAEITPPGHVVSLSWTVLSPKDTSMSAAINLMRSTSVQEAIAAGEDFIAPSQNLTLADADTIAMKTVGAFPARDPRHQSKGRMPSQGWHPENRWQGRAPYAENPEFLRPAGGILGNTNNKILDRAFPAHVSFDWGDTQRIHRWQKLMQNREVHTRDSFIEAQLDTVSYTARTLLPLIGADLWFTGEAAPAGTRERQRQIALTLLSEWNGEMNEHLPEPLIYAAWVRALQARLITDELGPVAKSFRHVEPLFIERVFRDVEGASAWCNVRQSARAETCTDMARLALDDALIWIEERYGSALESLRWGDAHQAVQDHAVLGDVPLLRYFVNIRQSTSGSDNTLQRGKSSGKDPDPFQNIHAAGYRGVYDFADPDSSVFIVSTGQSGHPLSRYYDDMAQLWRRGEYIPMSLDEDLARAAAVGITRITPR; from the coding sequence ATGGGACATCTTTTCCGCTGGCTTCTGCGCATTGCTGCGGGGCTGATTCTGCTGAGCGTTCTCGCCGCCCTGCTGATCTACTACCTCGCCTCGCAGTCGCTGCCCGAGTATAACAAGGAACTCGCCCTGCCCGGCCTGTCCTCGCCGGTTGAGATTGTCCGCGACAACGCCAATGTGCCGCATATCTTCGGCAGCTACGGCGCCAGCGACGAGGATGTCTATTTCGGACTCGGCTATGCCCATGCCCAGGACCGGCTGTGGCAGATGGCGGTGATGCGGCGCACCGCCCAGGGCCGCCTGTCGGAGATCTTCGGCACCCGCACGGTGGAGACCGACACTTACCTGCGGCGGCTGGACCTGTACCGGCTGGCGCAGCAATCGCTGCAGGTGCAATCGCCCGAGGCGATGACCGCGCTCAATGCCTATGCCGCAGGCGTCAACGCCCGGCTGCTGGAAATCAACGAGGACGCGCTTGGCCGCGGCGCGCCGGAAATGTTCCTGTTCGACATGCCGCTGCCGCCCTGGCAGCCCGCCGACAGCATCGCGATCATGAAGCTGATGGCACTGCAGCTGTCCGGCCACATGCGCGAAGAAATCCTGCGCGCCCGCACCTCGCTGGCGCTGGATGACGAAACCCGGATCAAGGATATTCTGCCGGATGCGCCGGGGACCGGTATCACCGCGCTGCCCGAATATGCCGAGCTTGTGCCCGGTGCCCGCCAATTCGCCTCTGCGGACAGCGCTGAGGAGGACAGCCTGCTGTTCCCGGTGGCGCCGCGCGGACTGGCCGGCGCCTCCAATGCCTGGGCCGCCGCGCCCAGCCGCTCGGCGGCGGGCGGCACTTTGCTGGCCAATGACCCGCATCTGGGCCTCAGCGCGCCCGGGGTCTGGTACCTGGCGCGTCTGGAGCTGGGCACCGGCGGCGTGATCGGCGGCACCATCCCCGGCATCCCGGCCGTCATCACCGGGCGGTCGGACAGCCTCGGCTGGGGCGTCACCTCCTCCTACCTTGATGACCAGGATCTGTTCATCGAAAAGCTGAACCCGGAAAACCCGCAGGAATACCTGAGTGTTGACGGCTACAAGGACTTCGTCTCCCGCCCCTCGATCATCAAGATCAAGGACGCGGCGCCTGTCACCCTGACCCTGCGCTGGACGGACAACGGCCCGGTTCTGCCCGGCTCCATGTTCAATCTGGCAGAGATCACCCCGCCCGGCCATGTGGTGTCGCTCAGCTGGACCGTGCTCAGCCCCAAGGACACCTCGATGAGCGCGGCCATTAACCTGATGCGCAGCACCTCAGTGCAGGAGGCCATCGCCGCGGGCGAGGACTTTATCGCACCCTCCCAGAACCTGACGCTGGCGGACGCCGATACCATCGCGATGAAGACCGTTGGTGCCTTCCCGGCCCGCGACCCCAGGCATCAAAGCAAGGGCCGGATGCCCAGTCAGGGCTGGCACCCGGAAAACCGCTGGCAGGGCCGTGCGCCCTACGCGGAGAACCCTGAGTTCCTGCGCCCCGCCGGCGGCATTCTGGGCAACACCAACAACAAGATCCTCGACCGCGCCTTCCCGGCCCACGTCTCCTTTGACTGGGGCGATACCCAGCGCATCCACCGCTGGCAAAAGCTGATGCAGAACCGCGAGGTCCACACCCGCGACAGCTTCATCGAGGCGCAACTGGACACGGTGTCCTACACCGCGCGCACGCTGTTGCCGCTGATCGGCGCCGACCTGTGGTTCACCGGGGAGGCCGCCCCCGCGGGCACCCGGGAACGGCAGCGCCAGATTGCCCTGACCCTGCTGTCGGAATGGAACGGCGAGATGAACGAGCATCTTCCGGAGCCTCTGATCTATGCCGCCTGGGTGCGGGCCCTGCAGGCGCGGCTGATCACGGATGAGCTGGGGCCGGTGGCCAAATCCTTCCGCCATGTGGAGCCGCTTTTCATCGAGCGCGTGTTCCGCGATGTGGAGGGCGCGTCCGCCTGGTGCAACGTGCGCCAGAGCGCGCGTGCCGAAACCTGCACCGATATGGCCCGGCTGGCGCTGGACGATGCCCTGATCTGGATCGAGGAACGCTATGGCAGCGCGCTGGAATCGCTGCGCTGGGGCGACGCCCATCAGGCGGTTCAGGACCACGCGGTTCTGGGCGACGTGCCGCTGCTGCGCTATTTCGTGAACATCCGCCAGTCCACCAGCGGCAGCGACAACACCCTGCAGCGCGGCAAAAGCTCCGGCAAGGATCCCGATCCGTTCCAGAACATCCACGCGGCCGGCTACCGCGGAGTCTATGATTTCGCCGATCCCGACAGCTCGGTCTTCATCGTGTCCACCGGCCAGTCGGGCCACCCGCTGTCGCGCTATTACGACGACATGGCCCAGCTATGGCGCCGCGGTGAGTATATCCCGATGTCGCTGGATGAGGACCTGGCCCGCGCGGCAGCGGTCGGCATCACCCGGATCACACCCCGGTAA
- a CDS encoding NAD(P)-dependent oxidoreductase, whose protein sequence is MAKIAFLGLGVMGYPMAGHLQAAGHEVTVYNRTEAKAKAWAKEHGGHFAATPRAAASGAEFVMACVGNDDDLRSVCLGADGAFAGMSKGAVFVDHTTVSAKVTRELYAAARQHGTAFVDAPISGGQAGAENGALSVMCGGDEDAYARAEPVIGAYARICRRIGESGAGQMTKMCNQIAIAGLVQGLSEALHFAEKADLDGRAVVEVISQGAAGSWQMANRYETMLDDHFEHGFAVDWMRKDLGICLDAADETGASLPVTALVDQFYKDVQKMGGGRWDTSSLFKRLRNLG, encoded by the coding sequence ATGGCAAAAATCGCGTTTCTGGGCCTCGGCGTCATGGGCTATCCGATGGCCGGGCACCTGCAGGCCGCGGGCCATGAGGTCACCGTCTACAACCGGACCGAGGCCAAGGCCAAGGCCTGGGCCAAGGAGCACGGCGGCCATTTTGCCGCCACCCCGCGCGCCGCGGCCTCCGGGGCGGAGTTCGTAATGGCCTGCGTGGGCAACGACGATGACCTGCGCTCGGTGTGCCTGGGGGCGGATGGCGCCTTTGCCGGCATGTCCAAGGGTGCGGTGTTTGTCGACCACACCACGGTGTCGGCCAAGGTGACGCGGGAGCTTTACGCCGCGGCGCGGCAGCACGGCACCGCGTTTGTCGATGCGCCGATTTCCGGCGGTCAGGCCGGCGCGGAGAACGGCGCGCTGTCGGTCATGTGCGGCGGTGATGAGGATGCCTATGCGCGCGCAGAACCGGTGATCGGCGCCTACGCCCGCATCTGCCGCCGCATCGGCGAGAGCGGTGCCGGGCAGATGACCAAGATGTGCAACCAGATCGCCATTGCCGGCCTTGTGCAGGGCCTGAGCGAGGCGCTGCATTTTGCCGAAAAGGCGGATCTGGACGGGCGCGCGGTGGTCGAGGTGATCAGCCAGGGCGCGGCGGGCAGCTGGCAGATGGCGAACCGTTACGAGACCATGCTGGACGATCACTTCGAGCACGGTTTTGCGGTGGACTGGATGCGCAAGGACCTGGGCATCTGCCTGGATGCCGCGGATGAAACCGGCGCCAGCCTGCCGGTGACGGCGCTGGTCGATCAGTTCTACAAGGATGTGCAGAAGATGGGCGGCGGGCGCTGGGACACCTCGTCGCTGTTCAAACGGCTGCGCAACTTGGGCTGA
- a CDS encoding YSC84-related protein, giving the protein MSSFSSSRMTRRGFALAALAGAGVTAACGNGVGNSNAATIDARVDATLNQMYSQYPNTRILAEKSTGMLVMPLVTEAGFVFGGAYGRGALRINGVTVDYYSTVKGNAGLQIGAQQYAHVLFFMTEDALAGFRRSSGWAAGADVEYVIRDEGNSLTADTNTLTSPVLAAVFGQAGLRVGATLEGTKYTRIIP; this is encoded by the coding sequence ATGAGCAGTTTTTCCTCTTCCCGCATGACCCGCCGCGGTTTTGCCCTCGCCGCCCTGGCCGGTGCCGGCGTCACCGCCGCCTGCGGCAACGGCGTCGGCAACAGCAACGCCGCCACCATCGACGCCCGCGTTGATGCGACGCTGAACCAGATGTACAGCCAGTACCCCAACACCCGCATCCTGGCCGAAAAATCCACCGGGATGCTGGTGATGCCGCTGGTCACTGAGGCCGGCTTTGTCTTCGGCGGCGCCTATGGCCGCGGCGCGCTTCGGATCAACGGCGTGACCGTTGACTACTATTCCACCGTCAAGGGCAACGCAGGCCTGCAGATCGGCGCCCAGCAGTATGCCCATGTGCTGTTCTTCATGACCGAAGACGCGCTGGCCGGCTTCCGCCGCTCCTCCGGCTGGGCCGCAGGGGCCGATGTGGAATATGTGATCCGCGACGAGGGCAACTCGCTGACCGCCGACACCAACACCCTGACCTCGCCGGTGCTCGCCGCCGTCTTCGGCCAGGCCGGCCTGCGCGTGGGCGCCACCCTGGAAGGCACCAAATACACCCGCATCATTCCCTGA
- the hemB gene encoding porphobilinogen synthase, which produces MKPTVAPFPAARLRRTRASQAIRNLVQENTLTPSDLIWPVFVRDGDGVEEPVASMPGVMRRSVDKIAAAAVEAQALGIPAICLFPYTDASLKTEDCAEAWNPDNLTNRAIRAIKDAAPEIAVMTDVALDPYNINGHDGYVVDGEIVNDATVEALVKMTLAQADAGADIIGPSDMMDGRIGAMRNALEQAGHHNVAILSYAAKYASAYYGPFRDAVGASGALKGDKKTYQMDPANSDEALRLIERDLMEGADMVMVKPGIAYLDICHRVKSAFGVPTYAYQVSGEYAMIQAAAQNGWIDGEKVMMESLMAFKRSGCNGILTYFAPAAAKLLNG; this is translated from the coding sequence ATGAAGCCCACCGTCGCGCCCTTTCCCGCCGCCCGCCTGCGCCGCACCCGTGCCAGCCAGGCGATCCGCAATCTGGTGCAGGAAAACACCCTGACCCCGTCCGACCTCATCTGGCCGGTGTTTGTCCGCGACGGCGACGGCGTTGAGGAACCGGTCGCATCGATGCCCGGCGTGATGCGCCGTTCGGTGGACAAGATCGCCGCAGCCGCGGTCGAGGCGCAGGCGCTGGGGATCCCGGCCATTTGCCTGTTCCCCTACACCGATGCCTCGCTCAAGACCGAGGACTGCGCCGAGGCCTGGAACCCGGATAACCTGACCAACCGTGCGATCCGCGCCATCAAGGACGCGGCGCCGGAGATTGCGGTGATGACCGACGTGGCGTTGGACCCCTACAACATCAACGGGCACGACGGGTATGTGGTGGACGGCGAGATCGTCAATGACGCAACGGTGGAGGCGCTGGTCAAGATGACCCTGGCCCAGGCCGATGCCGGGGCGGACATCATCGGCCCCTCCGACATGATGGACGGGCGCATCGGCGCCATGCGGAACGCCTTGGAACAGGCAGGCCACCACAACGTCGCGATCCTCTCCTACGCGGCCAAATACGCTTCTGCCTACTATGGGCCGTTCCGCGATGCGGTCGGGGCCTCCGGTGCGCTGAAGGGCGACAAGAAGACCTACCAGATGGACCCGGCCAACAGCGACGAGGCGCTGCGGCTGATCGAGCGCGACCTGATGGAAGGCGCCGATATGGTGATGGTCAAACCCGGCATCGCCTATCTGGACATTTGCCACCGTGTGAAATCCGCCTTTGGCGTGCCGACCTATGCCTATCAGGTCTCCGGCGAATACGCGATGATCCAGGCCGCGGCGCAGAACGGCTGGATCGACGGCGAAAAGGTGATGATGGAAAGCCTGATGGCCTTCAAGCGGTCCGGCTGCAACGGCATCCTGACCTATTTCGCCCCGGCGGCGGCCAAGCTTCTGAACGGCTGA
- the mfd gene encoding transcription-repair coupling factor yields the protein MAQRAITMGGAPEGFDARLILKEVQSSGAPVLHVARDDKRMEAMRAALAFFAPDMPVFVFPGWDCLPYDRVSPNADISAARMATLAALVHQMPKQFVLLTTLNAASQRVPAREVLREAAFTARVDQRIDEEALRSFLVRMGFTQSPTVMEPGDYAIRGGIIDIFPPGESGPVRLDLFGDVLDGARRFDPVSQRTTEKLEVVELAPVSEVILDEAAITRFRQNYRIEFGAAGTDDPLYEAVSAGRKHQGIEHWLPFFHEKLETLFDYLPQASVTLDDQVTPSRLARWDSIEDQYQTRKHAMTQKGRIDTVYKPAPPGLLYLDDAAWEAAVADMRVVQFHPLPQASGPGTVDGGGRIGRNFAPERQQENVSLFGALAAHIKARMQEGPVLVASYSEGARERLAGLIEDEGLAEAIPVMDGTRIGKSGLHLAVWALEHGFEAPGLTVISEQDVLGDRLIRAPKKRRKAENFLTETQSLTPGDLVVHVDHGIGRYKGLEVVTAAGAAHECILLEYAEAAKLYLPVENIELLSKYGHEEGLLDRLGGGAWQAKKAKLKERIREMADKLIRIAAERALRKAPVMDPPPHAWEEFSARFPYQETDDQLRAIEDVMEDLHSGQPMDRLICGDVGFGKTEVAMRAAFVAAMSGLQVAVVAPTTLLARQHAASFKDRFRGFPLEVRQLSRFVAAKEASKTREGLGKGTVDIVVGTHAVLAKSIKFQNLGLLIIDEEQHFGVAHKERLKQLRSDIHVLTLTATPIPRTLQLSLTGVRDLSIIGTPPVDRLAIRTYVSEFDSVTIREALLREHYRGGQSFYVVPRITDLPEVEEFLKAQLPELTYVVAHGQMAAGELDDRMNAFYDGKYDVLLATTIVESGLDIPTANTMVVHRADMFGLSQLYQIRGRVGRSKTRAYAYLTTKPRQRLTPAAEKRLRVLGSLDTLGAGFTLASQDLDIRGAGNLLGEEQSGQMRDVGYELYQSMLEEAIAKIKAGEMEGLSDADDQWAPQINLGVPVLIPEEYVPDLDVRLGLYRRLSSLSTKVELEGFAAELIDRFGKLPKEVNTLMLVVRIKAMCKRAGIAKMDGGPKGATIQFHNDKFASPQGLVEFIQGQNGLAKVKDNKIVVRRDWKKDADKIKGAFAIARDLAEKVVAEKKKAKAG from the coding sequence ATGGCACAGCGTGCAATCACCATGGGCGGCGCGCCCGAAGGGTTCGACGCCCGGCTGATCCTGAAAGAGGTGCAATCCTCCGGCGCGCCGGTGCTGCATGTCGCCCGCGACGACAAGCGGATGGAGGCGATGCGGGCCGCGCTGGCCTTCTTTGCGCCGGACATGCCGGTGTTTGTGTTTCCGGGCTGGGACTGTCTGCCCTATGACCGGGTGTCGCCCAACGCCGACATTTCCGCGGCGCGGATGGCCACCCTGGCGGCGCTGGTGCACCAGATGCCCAAGCAGTTCGTGCTGCTGACCACGCTCAACGCCGCCAGCCAGCGGGTGCCTGCACGCGAGGTGCTGCGCGAGGCGGCCTTTACCGCCCGTGTTGACCAGCGGATTGATGAGGAGGCGCTGCGCAGCTTTTTGGTCCGCATGGGGTTCACCCAAAGCCCGACGGTCATGGAGCCGGGCGATTATGCGATCCGCGGCGGTATCATCGACATCTTCCCGCCGGGCGAAAGCGGCCCGGTGCGGCTGGACCTGTTCGGCGATGTGCTGGACGGCGCGCGGCGGTTCGATCCGGTGTCGCAGCGCACCACGGAAAAACTGGAGGTGGTGGAGCTGGCGCCGGTCTCCGAGGTGATTCTGGATGAGGCGGCGATCACCCGGTTCCGGCAGAATTACCGGATCGAATTCGGCGCTGCCGGGACCGACGACCCCCTCTATGAAGCGGTGAGCGCGGGGCGCAAGCACCAGGGGATCGAGCACTGGCTGCCGTTTTTCCATGAGAAGCTGGAGACCCTGTTCGACTACCTGCCGCAGGCGTCGGTGACGCTGGATGATCAGGTGACGCCGTCGCGGCTGGCGCGCTGGGACAGCATCGAGGACCAGTATCAGACACGCAAGCACGCGATGACGCAGAAGGGCCGGATCGACACGGTCTACAAACCCGCGCCCCCGGGGCTGCTGTATCTGGACGATGCCGCGTGGGAAGCGGCGGTGGCGGACATGCGCGTGGTGCAATTCCACCCGCTGCCTCAGGCGTCCGGGCCTGGCACCGTGGATGGGGGCGGGCGCATCGGCCGCAATTTCGCGCCCGAGCGCCAGCAGGAAAACGTCAGCCTGTTCGGGGCATTGGCCGCCCATATTAAAGCGCGGATGCAGGAAGGGCCGGTGTTGGTCGCCTCCTATTCCGAGGGCGCGCGGGAGCGTCTGGCCGGGCTGATCGAGGATGAGGGCCTGGCGGAAGCCATTCCGGTGATGGACGGAACCCGCATCGGCAAGTCCGGCCTGCATCTGGCGGTCTGGGCGCTGGAACATGGGTTCGAGGCGCCGGGCCTGACGGTGATCTCCGAACAGGACGTGCTGGGCGACCGGCTGATCCGGGCACCGAAGAAACGCCGCAAGGCGGAGAACTTCCTGACCGAGACCCAATCGCTCACTCCCGGCGATCTGGTGGTGCATGTCGACCACGGCATCGGCCGCTACAAAGGGCTGGAGGTGGTCACCGCCGCGGGTGCGGCGCATGAATGCATCCTGCTGGAATACGCCGAAGCGGCCAAGCTGTACCTGCCGGTCGAGAACATCGAGCTGTTGTCGAAATACGGCCATGAGGAAGGCCTGCTGGACCGTCTCGGCGGCGGCGCCTGGCAGGCGAAGAAAGCCAAGCTGAAGGAACGCATCCGCGAGATGGCGGACAAGCTGATCCGCATCGCGGCGGAGCGTGCCCTGCGCAAGGCCCCGGTGATGGATCCGCCGCCCCACGCCTGGGAGGAGTTCTCGGCCCGCTTCCCCTATCAGGAGACCGACGACCAGCTGCGCGCTATCGAGGATGTGATGGAGGATCTGCACTCGGGCCAGCCAATGGACCGGCTGATCTGCGGCGACGTCGGTTTCGGCAAAACCGAGGTGGCAATGCGCGCGGCCTTTGTCGCGGCCATGTCCGGACTGCAGGTGGCCGTGGTCGCGCCGACCACGCTGCTGGCCCGCCAGCACGCTGCCTCCTTCAAGGACCGGTTCCGCGGATTTCCGTTGGAAGTCAGGCAGCTATCGCGCTTTGTTGCCGCGAAAGAGGCCAGCAAAACCCGCGAGGGGCTGGGCAAGGGGACGGTTGATATCGTGGTCGGCACCCACGCCGTGCTGGCCAAGTCCATCAAGTTCCAGAACCTCGGCCTGCTGATCATCGACGAAGAGCAGCACTTTGGCGTCGCCCACAAGGAGCGCTTGAAACAGCTGCGCAGTGACATCCATGTGCTGACCCTGACGGCAACACCGATCCCGCGCACGCTGCAGCTTAGCCTGACCGGGGTGCGGGATCTGTCGATCATCGGGACGCCCCCGGTGGACCGTCTGGCGATCCGCACCTACGTCAGCGAATTCGACAGCGTCACCATCCGCGAGGCGCTGCTCCGTGAACATTACCGCGGCGGCCAGAGCTTCTATGTCGTGCCGCGGATCACTGATCTGCCGGAGGTCGAGGAGTTCCTGAAAGCGCAGCTGCCGGAGCTGACTTACGTCGTGGCGCACGGCCAGATGGCAGCGGGGGAACTCGACGACCGGATGAACGCCTTCTATGACGGCAAATACGACGTTCTGCTGGCCACCACGATTGTGGAAAGCGGTCTGGATATTCCCACTGCCAACACGATGGTCGTGCACCGCGCTGACATGTTCGGCCTGTCGCAGCTCTATCAGATCCGGGGCCGGGTGGGCCGTTCGAAAACCCGCGCCTATGCCTACCTCACCACCAAGCCGCGCCAGCGGCTGACCCCAGCAGCGGAGAAGCGTCTGAGGGTGCTGGGGTCGCTGGATACCCTTGGCGCGGGCTTTACGCTTGCCTCGCAAGACCTTGATATCCGGGGCGCGGGCAACCTGCTGGGTGAGGAGCAATCCGGCCAGATGCGTGACGTCGGCTACGAACTCTACCAGTCGATGCTGGAGGAGGCGATTGCCAAGATCAAGGCGGGCGAGATGGAAGGGCTGTCGGACGCCGACGATCAATGGGCACCGCAGATCAACCTTGGTGTGCCAGTCCTGATCCCGGAGGAATACGTCCCGGATCTGGACGTGCGCCTGGGCCTTTACCGCCGCCTGTCGTCGCTGTCGACCAAGGTGGAGCTGGAAGGCTTTGCCGCGGAGCTGATCGACCGCTTCGGCAAGCTGCCCAAGGAAGTGAACACGCTGATGCTGGTGGTGCGGATCAAGGCGATGTGCAAACGCGCTGGCATCGCCAAGATGGATGGCGGCCCGAAGGGCGCGACGATCCAGTTCCACAACGACAAATTCGCGTCGCCGCAGGGGCTGGTGGAGTTCATCCAAGGCCAGAACGGTTTGGCCAAGGTGAAGGACAACAAGATCGTCGTGCGCCGGGATTGGAAAAAGGACGCCGACAAGATCAAGGGCGCCTTTGCCATTGCCCGCGATCTGGCAGAGAAGGTGGTGGCCGAAAAGAAGAAGGCGAAGGCCGGGTAA
- a CDS encoding tetratricopeptide repeat protein, whose product MGYDYDLGSYSCPVTTTSPEAQRWFDRGLVWTYGYNHEEAIACFQRALEQDPRCAMAHWGVAYAAGPNYNLPWALRDDKGRAKALAEAYDASRSALACIEGCSEAEQQLIRALQVRYPQREAVEDMHAWDYAFADAMRAAFAACPDHLDLRTVYAESLLNLTPWQMWDLKAGKPADGAATLEAQEVLEWAMDNAPGAMQHPGLLHLYVHLMEMSPVPEKALKAADVLRTLVPDAGHLVHMPTHIDVLCGDYHSVVHWNQKAIEADLKYYQREGAFNIYTGYRQHNYHFVIFGAMFLGQIEPALAANQGIIDTTPEDMLRIESPPMADYFESYMAMHPHILVRFGRWEEAMALELPSDPELYRTLTANTHYARAIAFAATGRVAEAEAEEQQFLAAKARVPDTRLLHNNRVVDLLEIAAEMLRGEIEYRKQNYDAAFAHLRRSAELDDNLPYDEPWGWMQPTRHALGALLLEQGQTAEAEAAYRADLGLDGSLPRASVHPDNIWSLKGLHDCLKARGEGIEIKHIKQKLDLALARADRAVGASCFCAQAAMAPDGCCG is encoded by the coding sequence ATGGGCTACGATTATGACCTCGGCAGCTATTCCTGCCCGGTGACCACCACCTCGCCCGAGGCGCAGCGCTGGTTCGACCGCGGCCTGGTCTGGACCTATGGCTACAATCACGAAGAAGCCATCGCCTGTTTCCAGCGGGCGCTGGAGCAGGATCCGCGTTGCGCCATGGCCCATTGGGGCGTCGCCTATGCGGCCGGGCCGAACTACAACCTGCCCTGGGCCTTGCGCGACGACAAGGGCCGCGCCAAGGCGCTGGCGGAGGCCTATGACGCGTCCCGATCGGCGCTGGCCTGCATCGAGGGCTGCTCTGAAGCGGAACAGCAGCTGATCCGCGCCCTGCAGGTCCGCTATCCCCAGCGCGAGGCGGTGGAAGACATGCACGCCTGGGATTACGCCTTTGCCGATGCGATGCGCGCAGCCTTTGCCGCCTGCCCCGATCACCTGGACCTGCGCACGGTCTATGCCGAAAGCCTGTTGAACCTGACACCTTGGCAGATGTGGGACCTGAAAGCCGGCAAGCCCGCCGACGGTGCCGCCACGCTGGAAGCGCAGGAGGTTCTGGAATGGGCGATGGACAACGCCCCCGGCGCCATGCAGCATCCGGGCTTGCTGCACCTCTATGTGCATCTGATGGAGATGTCGCCTGTGCCGGAGAAGGCGCTGAAGGCCGCCGACGTGCTGCGCACGCTGGTGCCGGATGCGGGCCATCTGGTGCATATGCCGACCCATATCGACGTGCTGTGCGGCGACTACCACAGCGTTGTGCACTGGAACCAAAAGGCGATTGAGGCAGACCTCAAGTACTACCAGCGCGAAGGCGCCTTCAACATCTATACCGGCTACCGCCAGCACAATTACCACTTCGTCATTTTCGGGGCGATGTTTCTGGGCCAGATCGAGCCTGCGCTTGCGGCCAACCAGGGCATTATCGACACCACGCCGGAAGACATGCTGCGGATCGAAAGCCCGCCGATGGCGGATTATTTCGAAAGCTACATGGCGATGCATCCCCATATCCTGGTCCGCTTTGGCCGCTGGGAGGAGGCGATGGCGCTGGAGCTGCCCTCGGACCCGGAACTGTACCGGACCCTCACGGCCAACACCCATTACGCCCGCGCCATCGCCTTTGCCGCAACGGGCCGCGTGGCAGAGGCTGAGGCAGAGGAACAGCAGTTCCTGGCGGCCAAGGCCCGGGTGCCGGACACCCGGCTTCTCCACAACAACCGCGTGGTGGACCTGCTTGAAATCGCGGCAGAAATGCTGCGCGGAGAGATCGAATACCGGAAGCAGAACTATGATGCGGCATTCGCCCACCTGCGCCGCTCGGCAGAGCTGGACGACAACCTGCCTTATGATGAACCCTGGGGCTGGATGCAGCCCACCCGCCACGCGCTGGGGGCGCTGCTGTTGGAGCAGGGCCAGACGGCAGAGGCCGAAGCAGCCTACCGCGCCGACCTCGGGCTGGATGGCAGCCTGCCGCGCGCGTCGGTCCATCCGGACAATATCTGGAGCCTCAAGGGCCTGCACGATTGCCTGAAAGCCCGCGGCGAAGGCATTGAGATAAAACATATAAAGCAGAAACTGGATCTGGCGCTGGCACGCGCTGACCGCGCCGTGGGCGCGTCCTGTTTCTGCGCTCAGGCTGCGATGGCGCCGGACGGCTGCTGCGGCTGA